One part of the Bacillota bacterium genome encodes these proteins:
- a CDS encoding patatin-like phospholipase family protein encodes MPSKIRLGRPRVGLALGGGGMRGAAHIGVLKVLEEENVRIDYIAGTSVGSIVAALYACGYRAADLVDLTVSLKSEDIFDYTFSFRRILAMAVKVLFDYMAVPTDWMPNPPMGLIKGRHLENWVHQMTGGKTFRDTEIPLAIIAVDIDTGRQVVFASNSATKALGRCYPSALMAEDEPLSLAVRASSAIPIIFLPRKYAGMNLVDGALLNNVPADALKAWGADVVIAVDLEFANQRGALIDNAVEVVIQAIDMMGQEITDLKLAKYADVVVRPDVYDVGLTDFHRIPELIQRGEQATREVLPQIRRFIPPYA; translated from the coding sequence ATGCCGTCTAAGATTCGCCTGGGCCGGCCGAGGGTCGGCCTGGCCCTGGGTGGGGGTGGCATGCGCGGGGCCGCGCATATAGGGGTCCTCAAGGTGCTTGAAGAGGAAAACGTGCGGATCGACTACATCGCGGGGACGAGCGTCGGGAGCATCGTCGCCGCGCTGTACGCCTGCGGGTACCGCGCCGCCGACCTGGTGGACCTGACCGTTTCCCTCAAGTCAGAGGATATCTTCGACTATACGTTCAGCTTCAGAAGAATTCTCGCCATGGCCGTGAAGGTGCTGTTCGACTACATGGCGGTCCCAACCGACTGGATGCCGAACCCGCCAATGGGCCTGATAAAGGGCAGGCATCTCGAGAATTGGGTGCATCAGATGACCGGCGGGAAGACGTTCCGCGACACGGAGATCCCGCTGGCGATTATCGCCGTCGACATCGACACTGGCCGCCAGGTGGTGTTCGCATCCAATTCCGCCACGAAGGCGCTGGGCAGGTGCTACCCGTCCGCGCTGATGGCCGAGGACGAACCGCTCTCGCTGGCGGTGCGGGCAAGCAGTGCGATCCCGATCATCTTCCTGCCCCGGAAATACGCCGGGATGAACCTGGTCGACGGGGCGCTCCTGAACAACGTGCCCGCCGACGCCCTCAAGGCCTGGGGGGCAGACGTCGTCATCGCCGTAGACCTGGAGTTCGCCAACCAGCGGGGCGCGCTCATCGACAACGCCGTCGAGGTGGTTATCCAGGCGATCGACATGATGGGCCAGGAGATCACCGACCTCAAGCTGGCCAAATACGCCGACGTCGTGGTGAGGCCGGACGTTTACGACGTCGGCCTCACCGACTTCCACCGGATCCCCGAACTCATACAACGTGGCGAACAGGCCACGCGCGAGGTCCTGCCCCAGATACGCCGGTTCATCCCCCCGTACGCTTAG
- a CDS encoding transcriptional repressor translates to MGGTERTRELADMGYKLTRQRRAILEVLVGTSKHLTAEQVYQRVRKRCEGTNLATVYRNLGLMAGEGLIGKVEVCGEPTRFEANASHHHHLICLGCGRVEEIAGCPVHLDEQALASVRFRLVSHRFEAFGYCAGCGNEELVEEDGK, encoded by the coding sequence ATGGGTGGGACTGAAAGGACCCGCGAACTCGCGGACATGGGCTACAAGCTGACGCGGCAGCGGAGGGCGATCCTCGAGGTGCTGGTGGGGACCTCGAAGCACCTTACCGCGGAGCAGGTGTACCAGCGCGTCCGCAAGAGGTGCGAGGGTACAAACCTGGCCACCGTTTACCGGAACCTCGGCCTGATGGCCGGGGAAGGGCTCATCGGCAAGGTGGAGGTCTGCGGGGAGCCGACGAGGTTCGAGGCCAACGCGTCGCACCACCATCACCTGATCTGCCTCGGCTGCGGCCGGGTGGAGGAGATCGCGGGATGCCCGGTGCACCTCGACGAGCAGGCCCTGGCATCCGTGCGGTTCAGACTGGTGAGCCACCGTTTTGAGGCATTCGGGTATTGTGCAGGCTGCGGAAACGAGGAACTCGTGGAGGAGGACGGGAAGTGA
- a CDS encoding YbaB/EbfC family nucleoid-associated protein has protein sequence MGDGFADMMQQFQEIRAEMERVREALRAKTIDASSGPVKVTINGHQEIVSVSLTPEFAQDPRRLEESIKAAVNDAIMKSQNMVAREVGRFMGPGSVFGWTGGM, from the coding sequence ATGGGTGATGGCTTCGCGGATATGATGCAGCAGTTCCAGGAGATACGGGCCGAGATGGAGAGGGTCAGGGAGGCGTTACGCGCCAAGACCATAGACGCCTCTTCGGGGCCCGTCAAGGTCACTATCAACGGGCACCAGGAGATTGTATCGGTATCGCTGACTCCCGAGTTCGCTCAGGACCCCCGCAGGCTGGAGGAATCCATCAAAGCGGCGGTAAACGACGCCATAATGAAGTCCCAGAACATGGTGGCCCGCGAAGTCGGCAGATTCATGGGGCCGGGATCAGTATTCGGGTGGACGGGGGGTATGTAG
- a CDS encoding L-lactate dehydrogenase, giving the protein MNGAAKVSIVGVGLVGSATAFALMESGLLSEICLIDKNADRAEGQALDLAHGASFVRPVRVYSADISGCSGSDVIVVTAGRNQKPGETRVDLSRDNAAVLREVMSEIDRHAPPEAVVIVVTNPVDVLTHVAALTTTRDPSRVMGSGTVLDSSRFRYLLSGHCGVDPRNVHAYVIGEHGDTEVPAWSLTNIAGARLDEFCPACPRGCDNVDRENIARNVRESAYHIIDMKGATYWAIAFALRRIIESVLRDEHSVLTVSTMLTGQHGISGVCLSLPSIVNRTGVATALELPLSAGEVEGLRRSAEAMRAIQRDLGY; this is encoded by the coding sequence ATGAACGGGGCTGCGAAGGTGTCGATCGTGGGCGTTGGGCTGGTAGGTTCAGCCACTGCATTCGCGCTTATGGAGAGCGGGCTGCTGTCGGAAATCTGCCTTATAGACAAGAACGCCGACAGGGCGGAGGGTCAGGCTCTCGACCTCGCGCATGGGGCGTCATTCGTCCGCCCGGTAAGGGTGTACTCGGCTGATATTTCGGGCTGTTCGGGTTCTGACGTCATAGTCGTCACCGCCGGCCGGAACCAGAAACCAGGGGAGACCCGCGTGGACCTGTCGCGCGATAATGCCGCGGTGCTGCGCGAGGTCATGTCGGAGATCGACAGGCATGCGCCCCCCGAGGCGGTGGTGATCGTGGTGACGAACCCGGTGGACGTGTTGACCCACGTTGCCGCCCTGACCACCACGCGCGATCCCTCACGCGTAATGGGTTCGGGCACCGTACTGGACTCTTCCCGGTTCCGCTACCTCCTGAGCGGCCACTGCGGGGTCGACCCGCGCAACGTGCACGCCTACGTAATCGGCGAGCACGGTGACACCGAGGTCCCCGCGTGGAGCCTCACGAACATAGCCGGCGCCCGCCTGGATGAGTTCTGCCCCGCCTGCCCGAGGGGTTGCGACAACGTCGACCGCGAGAACATCGCCAGAAACGTCAGGGAATCGGCTTACCACATTATTGATATGAAAGGCGCCACGTACTGGGCGATCGCCTTCGCCCTGAGGAGGATCATCGAAAGCGTGCTCAGGGACGAGCACTCGGTCCTGACCGTGTCCACGATGCTGACCGGCCAGCACGGGATCTCCGGAGTATGCCTGAGCCTGCCGTCCATCGTGAACAGGACGGGCGTCGCCACCGCGCTCGAACTACCCCTTTCCGCGGGGGAGGTGGAGGGCCTCCGCCGGTCCGCGGAGGCGATGCGGGCCATACAGCGAGACCTGGGGTACTGA
- a CDS encoding bifunctional enoyl-CoA hydratase/phosphate acetyltransferase gives MSVCQADGEGTSVGLNLRRFESYARQAREILSREPLRLAVAGAEDDDTILAVRVCREEFGVEATLFGQVAKIENLAVEGGLSLRGMEVVDAPTPAAAAQMATSLVSSGKAHILMKGQVKTADFMKAVLHPETGLRTGRILSHVAAMDVPEFDRMVFVTDAGINVSPDLKTKVEIVQNAIDMARGLGYQKPRAAILAAVEVVNPEMQATTDAAAIAKMADRGQIKGAFVDGPLALDVAVSAEAAAQKGVTGEVAGRADVLVAPDLESGNILGKSMLYFGRAIMAGIVVGARKPVVMNSRADTPENKAASLALAVILSSGSKQ, from the coding sequence ATGAGTGTATGTCAGGCTGATGGGGAGGGGACGTCCGTGGGTTTGAACCTCAGGAGATTCGAGTCGTACGCCAGGCAGGCCCGGGAGATCCTCAGCAGAGAGCCGCTGCGGCTCGCTGTCGCCGGTGCCGAGGATGACGACACCATCCTCGCCGTGAGGGTGTGCCGCGAGGAGTTCGGCGTTGAAGCCACACTGTTCGGGCAGGTCGCGAAGATCGAAAATCTCGCTGTCGAGGGCGGGTTGAGCCTGCGCGGCATGGAGGTCGTGGATGCCCCGACGCCCGCGGCGGCGGCCCAGATGGCGACCTCGCTGGTGTCGAGCGGGAAGGCGCACATCCTCATGAAGGGCCAGGTCAAGACCGCCGACTTCATGAAAGCCGTGCTTCACCCCGAGACAGGCCTTCGGACGGGGCGGATCTTGAGCCACGTGGCAGCCATGGACGTGCCGGAGTTCGACCGGATGGTGTTCGTGACCGACGCGGGCATCAACGTTTCGCCCGACCTCAAGACGAAGGTGGAGATCGTGCAGAACGCCATTGACATGGCGAGGGGTCTGGGCTATCAGAAGCCCAGGGCTGCCATTCTCGCGGCGGTCGAGGTCGTCAACCCCGAGATGCAGGCGACCACGGATGCGGCGGCTATCGCCAAAATGGCGGACAGGGGGCAGATCAAGGGGGCCTTCGTGGATGGGCCGCTGGCCCTCGACGTTGCGGTGAGCGCGGAGGCCGCCGCGCAGAAAGGCGTCACCGGTGAGGTGGCGGGGCGCGCGGACGTGCTGGTCGCGCCGGACCTTGAATCAGGGAACATACTCGGCAAGAGCATGCTTTATTTCGGCCGCGCGATCATGGCGGGCATCGTCGTGGGGGCGCGGAAGCCGGTCGTGATGAACTCGAGGGCGGACACGCCCGAGAACAAGGCCGCGTCGCTCGCGCTGGCCGTCATCCTCTCGTCCGGAAGTAAACAGTAG
- a CDS encoding S8 family serine peptidase produces MGFTEGSLPEGKISAEIMSVLPRVCERLPVIIELSSDAVALDAIPAKLEGFEFKCDLAIINAIAGTISPDQIQSLAAKPSVYKVYPDKMVQACLNVATPALRAHLIQQRGTTGKSVTAAVVDTGVHPHPDLTRPENRLVAFADFVGKKGSPYDDNGHGTHVAGEIAGNGYSSNGRYKGIAPEARIAGVKVLDQNGKGQTSTVIQGLDWCLKNRSRHNIRVVNLSMGSPAGSPPHEDPLCKAVERLWDAGIVVLVAAGNDGPADKTILSPGNDPKVITIGAMDDKRTVERKDDAIADFSARGPTAEGLAKPDILAPGVGITSLKVPKGSPGFRLRGSSRTYQALSGTSMATSLAAGVAVLMLDHEPGLTPDEVKQRMMSSAENRGYDANVQGRGYIDANKAVRP; encoded by the coding sequence ATGGGCTTCACCGAAGGTAGTCTTCCCGAGGGGAAGATCTCCGCGGAGATCATGTCGGTACTTCCGCGGGTATGTGAGCGCCTGCCCGTTATAATCGAGCTTTCGTCCGATGCGGTCGCCCTTGACGCCATACCCGCCAAGCTGGAGGGTTTCGAGTTCAAGTGCGACCTCGCGATAATCAATGCGATCGCCGGTACCATATCGCCAGACCAGATACAATCGCTGGCGGCGAAGCCTTCAGTGTACAAGGTGTATCCCGACAAGATGGTCCAGGCATGCCTCAACGTGGCCACGCCCGCGCTACGGGCCCACCTGATCCAGCAGCGCGGGACCACCGGCAAGAGCGTCACCGCGGCCGTCGTCGATACGGGGGTTCACCCCCATCCCGACCTCACGCGCCCCGAGAACAGGCTGGTGGCGTTCGCCGATTTCGTCGGCAAGAAAGGGTCCCCCTACGATGACAACGGTCACGGGACTCACGTCGCCGGCGAGATCGCGGGCAACGGCTACTCGTCGAACGGCAGATACAAGGGGATCGCTCCCGAGGCCAGGATAGCCGGAGTCAAGGTGCTCGACCAGAACGGAAAGGGACAGACGTCCACTGTGATCCAGGGTCTGGATTGGTGCCTCAAGAACAGGAGCAGGCACAACATCAGGGTCGTGAACCTCTCCATGGGGTCGCCCGCCGGCTCACCTCCCCACGAGGACCCCCTGTGCAAGGCGGTCGAGAGGCTGTGGGACGCGGGGATAGTGGTACTCGTCGCGGCCGGCAACGACGGGCCGGCGGACAAGACCATCCTGAGCCCCGGAAACGACCCCAAGGTGATAACGATCGGGGCTATGGACGACAAGAGGACGGTCGAGCGGAAGGACGACGCGATCGCCGATTTCTCCGCCAGGGGTCCAACGGCGGAGGGGCTGGCCAAACCCGACATTCTCGCCCCCGGTGTGGGGATCACCTCGCTCAAGGTGCCAAAGGGATCGCCGGGATTCAGGCTCCGCGGTTCCAGCAGGACTTACCAGGCGCTATCGGGGACCTCGATGGCCACATCCCTGGCGGCGGGCGTCGCAGTGTTGATGCTGGACCACGAACCCGGCCTCACACCGGACGAAGTGAAACAGCGGATGATGTCGTCTGCCGAAAACCGTGGTTACGATGCGAACGTCCAGGGGCGCGGTTACATCGACGCCAACAAGGCGGTAAGACCCTAG
- a CDS encoding L,D-transpeptidase family protein — MVFATRYLRLMDPPMVGPDVSLTQGRLKALGIYEGEINGVFDEATAEAVRRFQQRNGLRVDGIVGPDTYNALQLGEAIDVWQSPRTGPRISIDLVRRRLFLYRAGVLLETFPVAIGKPSTPTPPGNWVIVDKQENPGGAFGARWMRLSTRWGGYGIHGTDTPESIGRAVSHGCVRMLNENVITVYNQAPLGTNVKIQGEAMTGRILRIGVEPADDVRLVQERLKALGYYRGDVDGFYGPLTAGAVMAFQRDRGLDPDGIVGPATYEELELAWDQATGDRRP; from the coding sequence GTGGTTTTCGCGACGAGGTACCTCAGGTTGATGGACCCGCCCATGGTCGGGCCCGACGTCAGCCTCACCCAGGGGAGACTGAAAGCCCTCGGCATATACGAGGGAGAGATTAACGGGGTATTCGACGAGGCCACGGCCGAGGCCGTAAGGCGTTTCCAGCAACGGAACGGCCTGCGCGTTGACGGGATCGTGGGGCCGGACACGTACAACGCCCTCCAGCTCGGGGAGGCCATCGATGTGTGGCAGTCACCGCGCACCGGACCGCGCATCTCGATAGACCTGGTGCGGCGCCGGCTTTTCCTTTATCGCGCAGGGGTGCTGCTGGAGACGTTCCCCGTCGCCATCGGGAAGCCGTCCACTCCGACTCCGCCTGGCAACTGGGTGATCGTTGATAAACAGGAGAACCCCGGAGGGGCGTTCGGCGCAAGGTGGATGCGGCTGAGCACGCGGTGGGGTGGGTACGGGATCCATGGCACGGACACCCCCGAGTCGATAGGCAGGGCGGTCAGCCACGGCTGCGTGCGCATGCTGAACGAGAACGTCATTACCGTGTACAATCAGGCGCCCCTCGGGACCAACGTCAAGATACAGGGCGAGGCCATGACCGGCCGCATCCTCAGGATCGGCGTGGAGCCGGCCGACGACGTCCGCCTGGTCCAGGAGAGGCTCAAAGCCCTCGGATACTATCGCGGGGACGTGGACGGATTCTACGGCCCGCTCACGGCGGGGGCCGTGATGGCGTTCCAGCGCGACCGCGGGCTCGACCCCGACGGCATAGTCGGGCCGGCCACGTACGAGGAACTCGAGCTCGCCTGGGACCAGGCGACCGGCGACAGGAGGCCGTAA
- a CDS encoding cysteine desulfurase, translated as MEGTRAEIYLDNAATTRASAEVAAEVSRCLLEAYGNPSSLHPKGIEAEEVVDRAARAVASALGGGKSNIVFTSGGTEANNLAIFGAVSWRRRPGARIISSRIEHPSVFNTVKELESLGFEVVFAGVDRDGVIDLDEFRGLLTPATVLVSVMHVNNETGAVQPLDAIAAAVRACDGKPLLHVDAVQSLGHVPFRPQDSGVDLASVSAHKVHGPKGVGALWIRDGVRLRPIIYGGGQQHSIRSGTENVPGISGFGVACSQIAADPGFAERELGPIRETLARRIESEIPDAALLSPRHGAAPHILNVAFRGVKGEVLVRMLGSRGVHVSTGAACSSRKGETSRVLEAMGVPRDLAVGSIRLSLGRYNSLAEVDTVTGHLKEVVAGLRGFHR; from the coding sequence ATGGAGGGAACTCGGGCGGAAATATACCTGGATAATGCCGCAACCACGCGTGCGAGCGCCGAAGTCGCCGCGGAGGTTTCGCGCTGCCTTCTGGAGGCATACGGAAACCCCTCTTCCCTGCACCCGAAAGGAATCGAGGCTGAAGAGGTGGTGGACAGGGCCGCCCGCGCCGTGGCTTCGGCGCTCGGCGGGGGCAAGAGCAACATCGTATTCACGTCCGGAGGCACCGAGGCGAACAACCTCGCCATCTTCGGCGCGGTCTCCTGGCGCCGGCGGCCGGGAGCCAGGATAATCAGCAGTCGAATCGAGCACCCCTCGGTGTTCAACACGGTCAAGGAACTCGAGTCGCTGGGTTTTGAAGTCGTGTTCGCCGGTGTCGACCGCGACGGTGTTATAGACCTCGACGAGTTCCGGGGGCTACTTACGCCCGCCACGGTCCTGGTAAGCGTGATGCACGTCAACAACGAGACCGGCGCGGTGCAGCCACTGGACGCGATAGCGGCGGCGGTGCGCGCCTGTGACGGTAAACCCCTGCTGCACGTGGATGCCGTGCAGTCGCTCGGCCACGTCCCGTTCCGGCCCCAGGATTCAGGAGTCGACCTGGCCAGCGTCAGCGCGCATAAGGTGCACGGCCCCAAAGGGGTGGGCGCGCTCTGGATACGGGACGGCGTCCGGCTCCGGCCCATCATCTACGGGGGCGGACAGCAGCATTCCATCCGGAGCGGGACGGAGAACGTGCCGGGCATATCGGGGTTCGGGGTCGCTTGCTCGCAGATCGCCGCCGACCCGGGCTTCGCCGAGAGGGAGCTCGGGCCAATCCGCGAGACCCTGGCCAGGCGGATTGAATCCGAGATACCGGATGCCGCGCTGCTGAGCCCGCGCCACGGTGCGGCCCCACACATCCTGAACGTGGCGTTCCGCGGCGTCAAGGGCGAGGTCCTCGTGAGGATGCTGGGCTCCCGGGGCGTCCACGTCTCCACCGGCGCCGCGTGTTCCTCGCGCAAGGGCGAAACCAGCAGGGTGCTCGAGGCGATGGGAGTGCCCCGCGACCTCGCTGTGGGGTCGATAAGGCTGAGTCTCGGCAGGTACAACTCGCTCGCGGAGGTCGACACGGTCACCGGCCACTTGAAGGAGGTTGTGGCGGGACTCAGGGGGTTCCACAGGTAG
- a CDS encoding ATP-binding cassette domain-containing protein, producing the protein MDEIVSIRCLTHVYPDRTEVRLCGLDFVVRKSERVVVLGPNGSGKTTLLMHITGLLKPVEGEVTVLGVNPARDFARIRSRIGVVLQDVDEQIIGPTVWDDVAFGPRNQGVPVSEVRGMVDSITDAVGIGHLSKKVPHYLSGGEKKKVALAGAMVLKPDILVLDEPFDGLDSRSRRDILALLHSFNSRLGTTVIMTTHDVDSVPLLADTIYVIAGGRIAARGTPREIFSRPDVLTEANLQLPVLVDLFSRLQAAGVDIGVPLTVGEAKDALLKAIAGGQVPHGE; encoded by the coding sequence ATGGACGAAATAGTGTCGATACGGTGCCTGACTCACGTCTACCCCGACCGGACCGAGGTCCGGCTGTGCGGGCTGGACTTCGTCGTGCGCAAGAGTGAACGCGTGGTTGTGCTCGGTCCCAACGGGTCGGGTAAGACCACGCTCCTCATGCATATCACCGGCCTGCTGAAGCCGGTCGAGGGTGAGGTGACGGTGCTGGGCGTCAACCCCGCGCGGGATTTCGCCAGGATCCGGAGCCGCATCGGGGTGGTGCTCCAGGACGTCGACGAGCAGATAATCGGGCCGACGGTCTGGGACGACGTCGCGTTCGGCCCGCGCAACCAGGGAGTTCCTGTGTCCGAGGTAAGAGGTATGGTGGACTCCATCACCGATGCGGTGGGCATCGGACACCTGAGCAAGAAGGTCCCCCACTACCTCAGCGGCGGTGAGAAGAAAAAGGTCGCTCTCGCGGGGGCCATGGTGCTGAAGCCGGACATTCTCGTACTGGACGAGCCCTTCGATGGGCTCGACTCCCGCTCACGCCGGGATATCCTGGCGCTGTTGCACTCGTTCAACTCCAGGCTGGGGACTACAGTGATCATGACTACTCACGACGTGGACAGTGTCCCACTGCTCGCGGACACCATCTACGTTATCGCCGGCGGCAGGATAGCGGCCCGCGGCACGCCCCGCGAGATATTCTCGAGGCCGGACGTCCTGACCGAGGCCAACCTTCAACTGCCGGTGCTGGTGGACCTGTTCAGCCGGCTGCAGGCCGCCGGGGTGGATATCGGCGTACCCCTCACTGTGGGTGAGGCAAAGGACGCTCTGCTGAAAGCCATCGCCGGTGGGCAGGTCCCGCACGGGGAGTAA
- a CDS encoding 4Fe-4S binding protein, with translation MARVEIAVETCKGCELCVVACPRKCLGKSRAANGKGYYPAAVAEPDKCTGCAMCALVCPDVAISVWR, from the coding sequence TTGGCCAGGGTTGAGATTGCAGTAGAGACGTGTAAGGGATGCGAGTTGTGCGTTGTCGCTTGCCCCAGGAAGTGCCTGGGCAAGTCGCGTGCCGCGAACGGCAAGGGATACTACCCTGCGGCCGTAGCGGAACCGGATAAGTGCACGGGTTGCGCCATGTGCGCGCTCGTATGCCCCGACGTCGCGATATCGGTCTGGCGCTAG
- a CDS encoding energy-coupling factor ABC transporter permease, with product MSHLHFPDGSIPMWMAFGGFLLLAAALSVSLWSLRKQDVRKKVAIIGIMGAFMLVAMSMPLGPLPVHLNLGVLAGVILGPALALVCAFVVNLLLALIGHGGVTVIGINSLVLGAEAAVGWAVFSLLRRRLGVTPSAVVATVVAVAISVSLVLGVVSAAGLDPHELAHRHEEGEEVHDAAHETAAAGHEGEEHGEEGFLNRVREGATLILPVGLAGAALESVVVAVTLAFLVKVRPDLIDRGAG from the coding sequence GTGAGCCACCTTCATTTCCCCGACGGTTCCATTCCCATGTGGATGGCGTTCGGCGGCTTCCTGCTGCTGGCCGCGGCGCTGTCGGTTTCGCTGTGGTCGTTGAGGAAGCAAGACGTACGCAAGAAGGTCGCGATCATCGGGATCATGGGGGCGTTCATGCTCGTGGCGATGTCCATGCCGCTCGGGCCGCTCCCAGTACACCTCAACCTCGGGGTGCTGGCGGGCGTGATCCTGGGCCCCGCGCTCGCCCTGGTGTGCGCATTCGTGGTCAACCTGCTGCTCGCCCTGATTGGCCACGGCGGGGTCACGGTCATCGGAATCAACTCGCTCGTCCTCGGCGCGGAAGCGGCCGTTGGCTGGGCGGTGTTCTCCCTGCTCCGACGGAGATTGGGCGTGACGCCCTCCGCTGTGGTCGCCACCGTGGTGGCGGTCGCGATATCGGTAAGCCTTGTGTTGGGTGTCGTCTCGGCGGCGGGACTCGACCCGCACGAGCTCGCTCACCGGCACGAAGAAGGGGAAGAGGTCCACGACGCCGCCCACGAGACCGCTGCCGCGGGTCACGAAGGCGAAGAGCACGGGGAAGAGGGATTTCTGAACAGGGTGCGCGAGGGGGCGACGCTCATCCTGCCAGTCGGGCTGGCGGGCGCGGCTCTCGAGTCGGTCGTCGTGGCCGTGACCCTGGCGTTCCTCGTTAAGGTGAGGCCCGACCTGATCGACCGCGGAGCGGGCTGA